The Bacillota bacterium genome has a window encoding:
- a CDS encoding XRE family transcriptional regulator — protein sequence MREIGKRIRDLRQQRRLTLEDLSSQTGLSKSFISEAERGIASLTITSLQKVATALDVELSYFFPAPSLATNGVRVTRPGERTEFRMEVTQDWIYSSLAAGFAGRVLEPLMITLLPGYSHVEPYSHPGEEFVLVLEGTLTVLVEDKEFQLVDGDTIHLASQIPHNWENRTDSPVKVVAVSTPKLF from the coding sequence ATGCGGGAGATCGGGAAGAGAATCCGGGACCTGAGGCAACAAAGGCGTCTCACTCTGGAGGACCTCAGCTCCCAAACAGGCCTTTCCAAGAGTTTCATCTCCGAGGCCGAGCGGGGGATCGCCTCGCTGACCATCACTTCGCTGCAAAAGGTTGCCACGGCGCTGGATGTCGAGCTGTCTTACTTCTTCCCGGCTCCAAGCCTGGCGACCAACGGCGTGCGGGTCACCCGGCCAGGGGAACGGACCGAATTCCGGATGGAGGTGACTCAGGACTGGATATACAGCAGCCTTGCGGCGGGTTTTGCCGGCAGGGTGCTGGAGCCCCTGATGATCACCCTCTTGCCGGGGTACTCTCATGTCGAGCCCTACAGCCATCCAGGGGAGGAGTTCGTGCTCGTCTTGGAAGGCACCCTCACTGTCCTAGTGGAGGACAAGGAGTTCCAGCTGGTAGATGGGGATACCATCCATCTTGCTTCCCAGATCCCGCACAACTGGGAAAACCGTACGGACAGCCCTGTCAAGGTTGTGGCCGTGAGCACGCCCAAGTTGTTTTAG
- a CDS encoding hydantoinase/oxoprolinase family protein, whose translation MKRFRAAMDIGGTFTDFVLYNEKTQEYHTGKVSTTPSDLSAGVLEGLAQLVQGFSAIGFCVHGTTAGLNAFLERKGAAVALITTSGFRDIYEIARGNRPDMYNVHYHKPKALVRRRDVFEVRERVLSDGTVSVSLDVADARELAARLRAGGYDSVAISLLHAYKNPVHEELLGSVLQEELPGVSLSLSHQVAREWREYERTSTTVLNAYIAPIVERYLSRLESKVREGGMEEPLYIMRSNGGVMTAEVARAHPIQTLLSGPVGGAVGGASLARAMGTGNLIGMDMGGTSFDVTMVIECHADVTTETNLQGFPVLTPMVNIHTIGAGGGSIAWIEGGGLRVGPQSAGAQPGPACYGRGGTLPTVTDANVVLGRIDPDHFLGGNMRLSKHRAVEAVASIAGQLGLSIEQAAEGICEVVNAKMADAIRTITIRKGIDPREFTLVAFGGAGPMHAVFIAQLLGISHVLVPRFPGAFSAWGMLQSDIRHDEVLTLVQPVEEADTHLMESLYFRMEQRVGDVLTCQRITGDQTAFSRTADMRYVGQEYTVNVPVPEGRLGAGSVASMTDYFHQRHKQIYGHSSPKGAAEIVNLRVVGIGSISTGVQPVAPASEAKPRPRAVMPIVFGGLSLPAGVFARDHLGPGHAFLGPAIIEEFTATTVVPPGYHVKIDRFGSLLVSAVEVE comes from the coding sequence GTGAAGAGGTTCCGCGCAGCGATGGATATCGGTGGCACTTTTACTGATTTCGTCCTCTACAATGAAAAGACCCAGGAATACCATACCGGCAAGGTCTCCACCACACCCTCGGACCTCTCCGCAGGGGTGCTCGAGGGGCTAGCCCAGCTCGTGCAGGGTTTTTCCGCCATCGGTTTCTGCGTTCATGGCACCACAGCGGGTTTGAACGCCTTCTTGGAGCGCAAAGGGGCGGCTGTGGCCCTCATTACCACCAGCGGCTTCCGGGATATCTACGAGATCGCCCGGGGGAACCGGCCTGACATGTACAACGTTCACTACCATAAGCCCAAGGCACTGGTCAGGCGCAGGGATGTGTTTGAGGTAAGGGAACGGGTGCTCTCCGATGGCACTGTGAGCGTCTCCCTAGACGTGGCTGACGCGCGGGAGCTCGCCGCCAGGCTCAGGGCCGGCGGCTACGATTCTGTTGCCATCAGTCTCCTTCACGCGTACAAGAACCCCGTTCATGAGGAGCTCCTGGGAAGCGTGCTCCAAGAGGAGTTGCCGGGAGTCTCGCTATCCCTGTCGCATCAGGTTGCCAGGGAGTGGCGGGAATACGAGAGGACGAGCACTACCGTCCTGAACGCCTACATCGCCCCGATCGTTGAGAGATACCTTTCCCGGCTTGAGAGCAAGGTGAGGGAGGGGGGCATGGAGGAGCCGCTATACATAATGCGCTCCAACGGGGGTGTGATGACAGCGGAGGTCGCCCGGGCCCACCCCATTCAAACCCTGCTGTCCGGCCCTGTGGGCGGAGCCGTTGGCGGCGCCTCGCTGGCAAGGGCTATGGGGACGGGAAACCTCATTGGTATGGATATGGGCGGCACCAGCTTCGACGTCACCATGGTCATAGAGTGTCACGCCGACGTCACCACTGAGACAAACCTGCAGGGTTTCCCCGTCCTTACGCCCATGGTGAACATTCACACCATCGGCGCTGGAGGCGGCTCTATCGCATGGATCGAAGGGGGTGGCCTCCGGGTCGGGCCCCAGAGTGCCGGTGCTCAGCCAGGCCCGGCCTGTTACGGCAGGGGTGGCACCCTTCCCACGGTCACTGATGCCAATGTGGTACTCGGGCGCATCGATCCAGATCACTTCCTTGGAGGCAACATGCGGCTCTCGAAGCACAGGGCGGTGGAGGCCGTCGCGTCGATAGCCGGGCAGCTCGGCCTCAGCATCGAACAGGCGGCCGAGGGGATATGCGAAGTGGTCAACGCGAAGATGGCTGATGCCATCCGTACCATCACCATTCGCAAGGGCATCGATCCTCGAGAGTTCACCCTGGTGGCATTCGGTGGCGCTGGGCCCATGCACGCCGTGTTCATCGCCCAGCTTCTAGGGATCAGTCATGTCCTGGTACCTAGATTCCCCGGAGCCTTCTCGGCCTGGGGTATGCTCCAAAGCGACATCAGGCATGATGAGGTGCTGACGCTGGTGCAACCTGTGGAAGAAGCCGACACCCATCTGATGGAGTCCCTCTACTTCAGGATGGAACAAAGGGTCGGGGACGTTCTCACGTGCCAGCGAATCACCGGTGACCAGACGGCCTTCTCAAGGACCGCCGACATGCGGTACGTTGGCCAGGAGTACACGGTGAACGTGCCGGTGCCGGAGGGCCGGCTGGGGGCCGGTTCGGTGGCCTCCATGACAGATTACTTCCACCAAAGGCACAAGCAGATTTATGGCCATAGCAGCCCAAAGGGTGCCGCTGAGATCGTCAACCTCCGGGTAGTTGGCATTGGGAGCATTTCCACGGGCGTGCAGCCTGTCGCCCCGGCTTCTGAGGCTAAACCCCGTCCCAGGGCTGTCATGCCCATTGTCTTCGGAGGCCTTTCCCTGCCAGCCGGGGTGTTTGCGAGGGACCATCTTGGGCCGGGGCATGCTTTCCTGGGGCCCGCAATCATTGAGGAGTTCACGGCGACCACTGTGGTCCCTCCGGGCTACCATGTCAAGATCGACCGTTTTGGCAGCCTGCTGGTCAGCGCTGTGGAGGTGGAGTGA